The following proteins are co-located in the Myxococcales bacterium genome:
- a CDS encoding type II toxin-antitoxin system HicB family antitoxin, producing the protein MASYIALLRKDPASAFGVDFPDFPGCITGGDTLEEARESAVEALAFHIEGMLEDGDEIPAPTLLDIVMSDSNNRDAVAFLVDVADETPKVVRINVTFKENVLEQIDSYTKKRRMTRAGFLEEAALEKLAEK; encoded by the coding sequence ATGGCGAGCTATATCGCTCTGTTGCGAAAGGACCCGGCCAGCGCGTTCGGAGTGGATTTCCCCGACTTTCCCGGTTGTATTACCGGCGGAGACACGCTCGAAGAGGCGCGCGAATCGGCGGTCGAAGCACTGGCCTTTCATATCGAAGGAATGCTGGAAGACGGCGACGAAATCCCCGCGCCTACGTTGCTCGATATCGTGATGAGCGATTCGAATAATCGGGATGCGGTCGCGTTCCTGGTCGACGTCGCCGACGAAACCCCCAAGGTCGTGCGAATCAACGTGACCTTCAAGGAAAACGTACTCGAGCAGATCGACTCATACACGAAGAAACGTCGCATGACTCGGGCGGGATTCCTCGAGGAAGCGGCACTTGAGAAATTGGCGGAGAAATAG
- a CDS encoding EAL domain-containing protein — MPHSIFDFGEARILLRDSDLERRRVLATLLRAEGATVLETDCSASAIACLEQDTVSLVLAVASSSNTDAFSLSSMISGRIAWDTPPVLIMLDREDAHVCDVAHHTGAADLIMLPCTGAWLLSRVRHHLMLAKTLRNLRRSQIAHAHAERLARIGSWEWDTDSNEMSWSDETYRVLGFEPGEVEMTHTTFWQSVHPDDRKEVLEYAGDALDTAKSYRVEHRILLPDGKVRHVQQQGKLMVGDGRQGRWIVGTIQDITQQRLDQEKIRYLANYDSLTGLANRHLFSERLKQAIETARLEGRRLALLYMDLDNFKRVNDAYGHSAGDQLLRHVANLLRARTRGDDLVARPEHRRNLADVSRLGGDEFMVLISDVNEADDAGEVAGRILEVLSEVIEIEGHHVSALGSIGIALFPEDGDDGESLMANADTAMYHAKECGRNTYKFYSHSMNEAAQRRLMIASRLRIAMERNEIEVHYQPKLNLATGEIYGMEALARWNDPELGGVSPKEFIGLAEETGLIIPLGNHIMAIACRDTEKLVREHGLNLICSVNVSTIQFTRDDFLNVVGNALQVSGLDPNLLELEITESLVLQDDEDTALMMRDIKAMGVSISLDDFGTGYSALSYLPRFPLNSIKLDRCFVRDIDSDPAAAGVAAAVISLAHSLGLEVVAEGVDAEDQRGILTEWGCDALQGFLISAALPIDEFLRFIIEFKADNEKPDA; from the coding sequence GTGCCACACTCGATATTCGATTTTGGTGAAGCTCGGATTTTGCTCAGAGATTCAGATCTCGAGCGCCGAAGGGTGCTCGCGACTCTGCTGCGCGCCGAGGGTGCGACGGTGCTTGAAACCGATTGCTCCGCTTCGGCTATTGCGTGCCTCGAACAAGATACTGTGTCGCTCGTGCTGGCCGTTGCCAGTTCGAGCAACACTGACGCCTTCTCATTGAGCTCAATGATTTCTGGGCGCATCGCTTGGGACACGCCTCCGGTTCTGATCATGCTCGACCGCGAAGATGCTCACGTTTGCGACGTTGCACATCATACCGGTGCGGCGGATCTCATCATGCTTCCGTGTACGGGCGCATGGTTGCTCTCCCGCGTTCGCCATCATCTCATGCTCGCGAAGACGCTGCGCAATCTGCGTCGATCTCAAATTGCTCACGCCCATGCCGAACGACTGGCTCGCATTGGCAGTTGGGAATGGGATACCGACTCCAATGAGATGAGTTGGTCCGACGAGACTTACCGGGTCCTGGGGTTCGAACCCGGCGAGGTCGAAATGACCCACACGACATTTTGGCAGAGCGTGCATCCCGATGATCGCAAGGAGGTCCTCGAATACGCAGGGGATGCACTCGATACCGCGAAGAGCTATCGGGTCGAACACCGGATCCTGTTGCCCGACGGCAAGGTGAGGCACGTCCAGCAACAAGGGAAGTTGATGGTCGGTGATGGCCGACAGGGACGCTGGATCGTGGGGACCATTCAGGACATCACGCAACAACGCCTCGATCAAGAAAAGATCCGTTATCTCGCCAACTACGACAGCCTCACGGGCCTGGCGAATCGCCACTTGTTCTCCGAGCGCCTCAAGCAGGCCATCGAGACTGCAAGACTCGAAGGTCGGCGGCTCGCGCTGCTCTACATGGATCTAGACAACTTCAAGCGGGTCAACGACGCGTACGGGCACAGCGCGGGAGACCAGCTATTGCGACACGTCGCGAATCTGTTGCGCGCGCGAACTCGTGGCGACGATCTGGTCGCTCGCCCCGAGCACCGGCGGAACCTGGCCGACGTCTCTCGCCTTGGCGGCGACGAGTTCATGGTCCTGATCTCCGATGTCAACGAAGCAGACGACGCGGGAGAGGTCGCAGGCAGAATCCTCGAAGTCCTTTCCGAAGTAATCGAGATCGAGGGCCATCATGTGTCCGCGCTCGGGAGCATCGGAATTGCGCTGTTCCCCGAAGACGGGGACGACGGCGAGTCGTTGATGGCCAACGCCGATACGGCCATGTATCACGCCAAGGAATGCGGTCGCAACACTTACAAGTTCTACAGCCACAGCATGAACGAAGCGGCCCAGCGCCGGCTCATGATTGCAAGCCGTCTGCGCATCGCGATGGAGCGAAACGAGATTGAGGTCCACTATCAGCCAAAGCTCAACCTCGCGACCGGAGAGATCTACGGGATGGAGGCGTTGGCGCGCTGGAACGATCCCGAGCTCGGAGGCGTTTCGCCGAAGGAGTTTATCGGTCTAGCCGAAGAGACGGGCTTGATCATTCCGCTCGGCAACCACATCATGGCAATCGCCTGCCGGGACACCGAAAAACTGGTGCGTGAGCACGGACTGAACCTGATTTGTTCGGTCAACGTGTCGACCATCCAGTTTACGCGCGACGACTTCCTGAACGTGGTGGGAAATGCTCTGCAGGTGTCGGGTCTCGACCCAAATCTGCTCGAACTCGAAATCACCGAGAGCCTCGTGCTGCAAGACGACGAAGACACTGCACTCATGATGCGCGACATCAAGGCCATGGGGGTTTCGATCTCGCTGGACGATTTTGGAACGGGCTATTCAGCACTCAGCTACTTGCCCCGCTTCCCCCTGAATTCCATCAAGCTCGACCGCTGCTTTGTGCGCGACATCGACTCGGACCCGGCCGCAGCGGGTGTGGCCGCAGCGGTCATCTCGCTGGCCCACAGCCTGGGACTCGAAGTGGTCGCGGAAGGTGTCGACGCCGAAGATCAACGCGGCATCCTCACCGAGTGGGGATGCGACGCGCTGCAGGGATTCCTGATTTCTGCCGCCCTGCCGATTGACGAATTTCTCCGCTTCATCATCGAGTTCAAGGCAGACAACGAAAAGCCGGACGCCTAG
- a CDS encoding metallophosphoesterase has protein sequence MPTSCIAELPSTPIDIIGDIHGETSALESLLKKLGYDDLGNHAEKRRLVFVGDLIDRGPDSPAVLRTVMRLVEAGNAQCIVGNHELNAIRDEPRKRRSGEGWWYGRCEDEYEYKAVDPDEKERTFLPFLRSLPGALEREDLRVIHACWHEPSIEKLRGASSVIDAFRAEEAANEPRLKELNQKLKAVAGPTLGPAIRDRENKLCIIPELARLDEANQMGNAVKVTTSGMECVAEDSFWASGKWRMVRRVPWWEDYSGPPVVMGHYWRRYFPERPANDQKIEADVFGTTPPQQALGPERKVMCIDYSVGMRYAERNKAATSLGNPGGAHEVQFNGCLAALRIPEWQLVFDDGRKSLQVERS, from the coding sequence TTGCCAACAAGCTGTATTGCTGAACTTCCCAGCACTCCCATTGATATCATTGGTGATATTCACGGCGAAACTTCCGCCCTCGAGTCGTTGCTGAAGAAGCTCGGCTACGACGATCTCGGCAATCATGCTGAAAAGCGCCGGTTGGTCTTTGTTGGCGATCTGATCGACCGCGGCCCCGACAGCCCGGCTGTGCTGCGTACCGTCATGCGCCTGGTCGAAGCCGGCAACGCCCAGTGCATTGTCGGCAATCACGAACTCAACGCCATCCGGGACGAACCCCGGAAGCGACGCTCGGGGGAAGGCTGGTGGTACGGCCGGTGCGAAGATGAATACGAATACAAAGCCGTGGACCCCGATGAGAAGGAGCGCACATTCCTGCCTTTTCTCCGCAGCCTTCCCGGCGCACTCGAACGAGAAGATCTCCGGGTCATACACGCGTGCTGGCACGAGCCTTCGATTGAAAAGCTGCGCGGCGCCAGCAGCGTGATCGACGCCTTCAGGGCAGAAGAAGCGGCGAACGAACCGAGGCTCAAAGAGTTGAATCAGAAGTTGAAGGCGGTTGCAGGACCGACCTTGGGTCCGGCTATTCGAGACCGAGAAAACAAGCTCTGCATCATTCCCGAACTTGCCCGCCTGGATGAAGCCAACCAGATGGGCAACGCAGTCAAGGTCACGACGTCGGGAATGGAGTGTGTGGCGGAAGACAGTTTTTGGGCGTCGGGCAAGTGGCGGATGGTGCGCCGGGTGCCGTGGTGGGAAGATTATTCGGGCCCCCCCGTGGTGATGGGGCACTATTGGCGACGCTACTTCCCGGAACGCCCAGCGAATGATCAAAAGATCGAAGCAGACGTGTTTGGCACTACGCCCCCGCAGCAGGCACTCGGGCCCGAGCGCAAGGTCATGTGCATCGATTATTCGGTCGGGATGCGGTACGCGGAACGCAACAAAGCGGCAACTTCGCTTGGCAATCCGGGCGGGGCTCATGAGGTCCAGTTCAACGGCTGCCTGGCGGCGCTGCGCATTCCCGAATGGCAACTGGTATTTGATGACGGGCGCAAGAGCCTGCAGGTAGAGCGAAGCTGA
- a CDS encoding response regulator, which produces MNSTILIVDDLRPNLDHLGAVLTESGIRILEAESGTRALAIAQAIRPDAILIDIVMPEMNGIDLCRSLKAIPELAEIPILLITAHTAEEEQEVEAYEAGAIGVLIRPIPDAVLLARVNSAIRHAGRGQLVAESETKPDAACLVESIMSRDVARVRRNRPLQEVAQIMADRKHSCLLVCEEGRPIGIISERDMVGVLARIGNSGLSESLIAADVMSSPLVTVKERSTLGMANFKVSHHPIRRLPVVDEDGQLVGLVTQSDMVRALSKEVERRGSPGARDVTDRTAELEARIEELETGNRFKTEFLAHMSHEIRTPMTAVIGFAESLAESADVGSDVAEAADTILDSGRHILELINEILDLSKIEAGKLELDIRRTSPFEIAETVANLMRDRARDKELDFAVEYDGDLPEWFETDAMRLRQILINLTGNAIKFTDTGQIGLRLRYRAGDRPCLEFSVTDTGIGMSPDQQAKLFQPFTQAEASTAAQFGGTGLGLSISKQLAQSLGGDIRVSSEAGAGTEFTVRINLQTTSDVSLVSYETYKSGAQSAETAAGPDSGELPQIPFKLLLVEDTRTNQIVIERVLRKAGAEVWVAANGLIATEMAREALENGDPYDVILMDTQMPVMDGREATRLLRSEGYDLPIVALTASAMVHDRQLCLDAGCNDVATKPIDRRKLITTIKTFADSKRRGERGTYKVVSEVDATKIDSSINEVTTKVEAPHRVEKVATAPAPTVSAAPSSPSGLGVVLSDLQQDMLGEIFNLGLGVAAASLSEMTQEEVLIMVPKIAFVERAEVARILERELSNQLSAVRQDFSGSLDGEAVLVFAEEKILGLVSSVLGDDIPSDLTKELENDVLAEAGNIILGACMGTFADNLRLELDPSVPRVVQGNGSKVLESDTSSDRPVLLVGIDFRIESREISGFLSFILDLEATQLLISAVDAHIERLGIDF; this is translated from the coding sequence TTGAATTCTACAATCTTGATTGTCGACGATCTGCGCCCCAACCTCGATCATCTCGGGGCTGTGTTGACCGAATCCGGCATTCGCATCCTCGAAGCCGAGTCCGGGACGCGGGCCCTCGCGATCGCCCAGGCAATACGACCCGATGCCATCCTGATCGACATCGTCATGCCCGAGATGAATGGGATCGACCTCTGTCGAAGCCTGAAGGCCATTCCCGAATTAGCCGAGATCCCCATCCTGCTGATTACTGCGCATACGGCGGAGGAGGAGCAGGAGGTCGAGGCCTACGAGGCCGGCGCGATTGGCGTACTGATTCGCCCAATCCCAGACGCTGTCCTGCTCGCTCGTGTAAATTCGGCCATCCGGCACGCAGGGCGGGGACAACTCGTCGCTGAGAGCGAGACCAAGCCCGACGCGGCTTGCCTCGTCGAATCGATCATGAGTAGAGATGTGGCGCGCGTGAGGCGAAACAGACCACTTCAAGAAGTCGCGCAAATCATGGCGGACCGCAAACACTCGTGTCTGCTCGTCTGCGAGGAGGGCCGGCCGATCGGCATCATCAGCGAGCGCGACATGGTCGGCGTGCTGGCCCGAATCGGAAACAGCGGTCTCTCTGAATCTCTCATTGCCGCGGATGTCATGAGTTCTCCCCTGGTAACGGTAAAGGAACGGTCCACCTTGGGTATGGCCAATTTCAAGGTGAGCCATCACCCGATTCGCCGCTTGCCGGTCGTAGACGAAGACGGCCAACTCGTCGGCCTCGTTACCCAATCAGACATGGTTCGAGCCCTTTCCAAAGAGGTGGAGCGACGGGGCAGCCCGGGGGCCAGAGACGTAACCGACCGCACGGCAGAGCTCGAGGCTCGGATCGAGGAACTCGAAACCGGGAATCGCTTCAAGACCGAGTTCCTGGCTCATATGAGCCACGAGATTCGGACACCGATGACGGCGGTCATCGGATTTGCCGAGAGCCTCGCCGAATCGGCCGATGTCGGGAGCGATGTGGCGGAGGCGGCCGATACGATCCTGGACAGCGGCCGGCATATCCTGGAACTGATCAACGAGATCCTCGACTTGAGCAAGATCGAGGCGGGTAAGCTCGAACTGGATATCCGACGCACCTCGCCCTTCGAAATTGCAGAGACCGTCGCGAATCTCATGCGCGATCGCGCGCGGGATAAAGAGCTCGACTTTGCCGTCGAGTACGACGGCGATCTGCCCGAGTGGTTCGAAACGGATGCAATGCGCTTGCGCCAGATCCTCATCAATCTCACGGGCAACGCAATCAAGTTTACGGATACTGGACAGATCGGACTGCGTTTGCGGTATCGGGCCGGCGATCGCCCCTGTCTCGAGTTTTCGGTAACCGATACCGGGATCGGCATGAGCCCGGACCAGCAGGCCAAGCTCTTCCAGCCGTTCACCCAGGCCGAAGCGAGCACCGCGGCGCAATTCGGCGGAACTGGACTCGGGCTCTCGATCTCGAAACAACTCGCACAATCGCTCGGGGGTGACATTCGCGTTTCGAGTGAGGCGGGAGCGGGGACTGAGTTCACCGTTCGAATCAATCTGCAAACAACGTCGGATGTCTCGTTGGTGAGCTACGAAACCTACAAGTCGGGCGCGCAGTCGGCCGAGACCGCCGCCGGTCCCGATAGCGGGGAACTGCCACAGATTCCGTTCAAGCTGCTTCTGGTCGAGGACACGCGCACCAACCAAATTGTAATCGAGCGCGTGCTCCGCAAGGCGGGCGCCGAGGTCTGGGTGGCGGCCAATGGACTCATCGCTACCGAGATGGCTCGGGAAGCGCTCGAAAACGGCGATCCCTACGACGTCATCCTGATGGATACCCAGATGCCGGTGATGGACGGCCGTGAAGCCACGCGCCTGCTCAGGAGCGAGGGGTACGATCTTCCAATCGTGGCGTTGACGGCGAGTGCCATGGTGCATGATCGACAACTCTGCCTGGATGCGGGCTGCAACGACGTCGCGACCAAGCCGATCGATCGGCGCAAGCTGATCACGACGATCAAGACCTTCGCCGACAGTAAGCGCCGCGGGGAGCGCGGGACCTACAAAGTGGTGAGCGAGGTTGATGCAACGAAGATTGATTCTTCGATCAACGAGGTGACGACGAAGGTTGAAGCTCCGCACCGGGTGGAGAAAGTCGCCACCGCGCCGGCTCCGACGGTTTCAGCGGCCCCGTCGTCTCCATCCGGGCTAGGCGTCGTATTGAGCGATCTCCAGCAGGATATGCTGGGGGAGATCTTCAACCTGGGTCTTGGCGTGGCCGCAGCAAGCCTCTCGGAAATGACACAGGAAGAAGTTCTGATCATGGTGCCGAAAATCGCCTTCGTCGAGCGCGCCGAGGTCGCCAGAATTCTGGAACGGGAGCTCTCGAACCAGCTCTCCGCCGTGCGTCAGGACTTTAGCGGCAGCCTCGATGGCGAGGCCGTACTTGTCTTCGCCGAGGAGAAGATTCTCGGTCTCGTGTCCAGTGTATTGGGCGACGACATCCCCAGCGATCTCACCAAGGAACTCGAAAATGACGTGCTCGCCGAAGCGGGCAACATCATTCTCGGGGCGTGCATGGGCACCTTCGCCGACAACCTTCGCCTCGAACTCGACCCCTCGGTTCCGAGAGTCGTACAAGGCAACGGGAGCAAAGTGCTCGAATCCGACACTTCCTCGGACCGGCCGGTCCTTCTCGTCGGCATCGATTTCAGAATCGAGTCGCGCGAGATCAGCGGTTTCTTGAGCTTCATCCTGGACCTTGAAGCCACCCAACTCCTGATCTCCGCAGTGGACGCTCACATCGAAAGGCTCGGCATCGATTTCTGA
- a CDS encoding nuclear transport factor 2 family protein: protein MTTATSRNEQFLAKWHPLVAARDVAALEEILAEDVTMGAPPYWDKLSGRPLVHHLLGLVISTIEDFTYHREWHIDSQGNGEIALEFHGHIGEMTLQGMDLITINDRGQLTNLDVMIRPMNSLEALRDIIAPKMMEFVQQQMG, encoded by the coding sequence TTGACCACCGCTACTTCAAGAAATGAGCAGTTTCTCGCCAAGTGGCACCCCCTTGTTGCCGCAAGGGATGTCGCCGCGCTCGAAGAGATTCTCGCCGAAGACGTCACCATGGGCGCGCCGCCGTATTGGGACAAGCTGAGCGGTCGTCCGCTCGTCCATCACCTGTTGGGGCTGGTCATCAGCACGATCGAAGATTTTACCTACCACCGGGAATGGCACATTGATTCCCAGGGAAACGGCGAGATTGCGCTCGAATTTCACGGACACATCGGTGAAATGACCCTGCAAGGCATGGATCTGATCACGATCAATGATCGCGGCCAACTCACGAACCTAGACGTCATGATCCGTCCCATGAACTCGCTCGAGGCGCTCCGGGATATCATCGCGCCGAAGATGATGGAGTTCGTGCAACAGCAGATGGGGTAG
- a CDS encoding peroxiredoxin — protein sequence MNDKSLAQMMFSSTALFGGGPDALAVGDAAPEFSLQGSDGAVHQLNQYRGKQPVVLAWFPRAATPGUTIEAKSLRDSEKAISKFDIAYFMVSLDYPEKNAQFAESLTLNFPILSDTSKRVAKAYGVLGIAGLYAKRWTFYIDIEGTIRAIERGVSVSRAGEDIANKLAELGFSPKS from the coding sequence ATGAACGACAAATCTCTTGCACAGATGATGTTCTCCAGCACGGCGCTCTTCGGCGGCGGCCCTGACGCCCTGGCCGTGGGAGACGCTGCTCCGGAGTTCTCGCTACAGGGATCCGACGGGGCCGTTCACCAACTCAACCAGTACCGCGGCAAGCAACCCGTCGTGCTGGCATGGTTTCCACGCGCCGCGACCCCTGGCTGAACGATCGAAGCCAAATCGCTGCGGGACAGCGAAAAAGCCATCTCAAAATTTGACATCGCATACTTCATGGTGAGCCTCGACTACCCGGAGAAGAACGCCCAGTTTGCGGAGTCGTTGACGTTGAATTTTCCCATCCTCAGCGACACGAGCAAAAGAGTGGCCAAGGCCTATGGGGTGCTGGGCATTGCGGGTCTGTATGCAAAGCGCTGGACGTTTTACATCGACATCGAGGGTACGATCCGGGCCATCGAGCGCGGCGTGAGCGTGTCGCGTGCCGGTGAGGATATTGCCAACAAACTTGCGGAGCTGGGCTTCTCCCCCAAGTCCTAG
- a CDS encoding type II toxin-antitoxin system HicA family toxin, whose amino-acid sequence MGSKEIIKALKKDGWFKVGQRGSHVQFKHDTKSGRVTVKHPQKDVPEGTRKSMEKQSGIKLPK is encoded by the coding sequence TTGGGTAGCAAAGAGATCATCAAGGCACTGAAGAAAGACGGTTGGTTCAAGGTTGGTCAGAGAGGCTCGCACGTTCAATTCAAGCACGATACGAAGTCCGGGCGAGTCACGGTGAAGCACCCGCAAAAGGACGTGCCGGAAGGCACGAGGAAGAGCATGGAAAAACAGTCGGGGATCAAGCTGCCCAAGTGA